The DNA window CGGATGTCATAGACGAGCGGCTGAACAAGCTGCAAAAAGAGCTCCTGAAGAAGGTTAACCAGAAGGACGATTACGACGCCATCGCGGATGAGATTCTCCGCCTCCGGGATCAGCGCAGGCAGGCCGAGGTGGACAGCGTCATCAAGGATGAACAGATGAAGCAAATCCGGGACCTGCAGGATTTCGTCAAGAGCCAGCCTGCCACCATCACAGAGTTTGATGAGACACTGGTCAGCCGCCTAATTGAAAAGATCACCGTCTTCGATGACCACTTTACCGTAGACTTCAAATCCGGCATCACAATCGACATAGAGGCATAAAACAAGGCTCCCATACTACCGTTGATGGCAGTGTGGGAGCCTTGGCCTGTCTCTGTTATCCCATTTTCTTCTTGAAGAAGATGGCCAAAATAACACATACAATGATTCCAATAGCATATGGGATTGCAGTAAAAAAAGCAGCAGATGCAGGGGCACTATAACCGGCATATTGAATACCCCACTTCATGTCGGAGTAGTTATATGCAACAACGGCGCACATAACATCAGACAGAAGAACTGCCATAACCAAAAATACAGTAGATAAAGCCTTCATAAAGATCCTCCTTATTTGTTAGATGTACTCTTAAGGAGCAAAACTGCGCCGGCAATTATGGCCGCAAGGCAGATAATCAGAAATATTCCATCTCCGTCTATGGTAATCATTGATGAATCACTGATTTGGCTTGACGTTGATGGCATAAAAATTGAAACGAGTCCCCAAACAATCAAACAAACAATTCCAGCAATACAGGTGACTATTCCAAGAATACGCTTTTCTCTTCTGGTATTTGTTCTCGGCTGATCACTCTCGGTGTTTGCCACCGATTCAGATACGGCAGAGCCATCTTCTTTCATCAAATAATCAAGCGTTACATTGAAATACTTACTGATGGAAATAAGAGTATCGCTTTCTGGAATTGCCTTACCGGATTCCCACTTTGATATCGCCTGTCTGGATACGCCCAACTGCTCTGCAAGCTGCTCCTGTGAAAGGCCGCCTTTCTTTCGAAGCTCATATAGTTTTTCTGAAAGTACCACGTTTTCCTCCTTTCATTCAGAGCATACCTGAACATCGGGTAGAACTCCATACACAGCAGTTTGCAATTACGCAACCAGCGGTAGCAACTGCATATTCTTATGTTATTTGCATCAACAAATACAGATTTCCCTTCGGTCATCCATATCACTGTTTCAACCCTATCACAAAAACATCCATATCACTAACTCAACCCTCTGGCAGAAGCAGTTGATATGTTCTGTCGGAGCGGTTTTTGCGGTCAATTTCGCCCGCTGACGCTGACGGCCCATTGCCCGAAAATCCCGGAAATACGGCACTTTTATGCACCTCACCGGTCAACCCGTGACATCAATACGACCGTCTCAACGTGGATTGAGAGAACTCCAAGTATAGCTACACTTTTTTGAGTGCACACTATGGATATTGGGTGCACTTTTTAACGATAGGAAAAGCTATCGTTAAAAAGTTTAAGATTGGCTTAATAACAACGTTTACATTACAATTGTTCCAGTTGTTTAGTCTGGTCTCTTCTCACGTAGATAACCGCGAGTATTTGAACTTCTTTTCTACTATCATCAACACAAAAATAAACGTAATAATTTTTTACGCGTATTCTTCTAAAACCAAGTTCACACCACGGCTGCTAATCAACGTCCAAGCTCTTCAAAAACATCATCTATCGGATAACTATCACCATGAACCGCCTGATCATAACCTTTAGCCACCAACGCGTTAAACGTTTTCTCATCCATATCATCTTGTGCTGGAAACGACTTTGGAATAGTAAGCGAAAATGGAATACCCTTATTAAGAATGATTTGACGATAAAACATGTCAATAGCAGTAGCCCTAGGAATTCCAATAGTTTCCAGAATCTGCTCCGCCTGCTGCTTAATATTTTCTTGTATTCTCACATTCACATTCGCACTTTTAGTAACTGCCATATCAACCAATCTCCATGCACACATCGTAAAATACTGTATCGCATATTGCAACACATTTGCACGAATGGGATTTTTCGACTGTCATACACGATTTTTATGTTCGCATTACTGCATCAGATAGCACAATGAAGCGCCGTGACGGTGGAAGCACCACTTATTTTCTCGTTTGAGTTTGAACATAAAAATAGCAGATAAAGGGAAGGAAATGAATTTACACCACTTTTAGGACTTGACCTATGAAATAATTAATCGTCCCATTTTCAGTTAATATATATAGACCGAGTCCAATAAACACGACAGGTACAATTACTTTTTCGTACTTTTCCACAGTCTCTCCGATAGCAGAAATTGAGGCGAGATTTTGAGATGATTTGCATAGAATCAAAATCCCTAAGGCAAATATTACTAAACTTATACTAATCTCAATCAAACTCTTTCCTGTAAAATAGGGGATATAAATTCCTAAATTATCTCCACCCATTGCTACTGTTAAACTTGTAAATGCTAAGATTTTTGATCCATCTCCGGTAATTTTTCCCTCGATATCTTCTTCATCAATATCTTCATCCACAAAAATTGCTCTTATACCAAGACCTAGCGGAATTAGGCCAAGGAGTCCGATAATCCAATCTTGTGGAATAAAATTTAAAAAGTAAGCGGCAATAAGACTAGCCAGTACAAGCAGTCCTGTACCTAAATACTGCCCTACATAAATTGATTTCAAACCTTTCTTTCCTTGACTAGCGAATAAAATAGTCAAAACAACTAAGTAGTCAATGGATGTAGAAACAAAAACTAATAAAGCGGATACTATTGTTTCCATTATTTCTCCTCGTATTATTAGATTTGTAGTTTTTATAGACCCTCAGCAAGGTCTTATAATCTCTAACAGACGCTGTGGATTAGTATTTATCTCCTAACGCATAGACGTTTTAAGAAAGGCAATAACCACAGCCGTTTGTTTAAGCGGTAATTAGTTAGATAACGCATGACGTTTTATGTAGCACGAGGTTACGTGAGAACAAACAAGTCTGTGGGGCAATACAGTGTCTAATTTTTTACTGGAGGTCTGCTATGTTTTACGCAGGAATTGATGTAGCCATGGATAAACACGACTGTGTTATCCTAGATGCTAATGGCAAGTGTTTCATTGAAGTATTTACCTTCAAGAACAGTCGTGACGGTTTTGAACAGCTCATGAAGGTGCTCCATTCCTGTTCTAAGAAACCAACCAACATAAAAGTAGGGCTTGAATCGACAGGTCACTACAGCGATAATCTTCTGGCTTTCTTGAACAGTGTCGGTTACAAGCCCATTCTGCTCAACCCGTTACATACCAATCTTTTCAGAAAAGGTCAGAACCTTAGAAAGACGAAAACTGATCACGTCGATGCGCATACCATTGCCACTATGCTGAGAATCGAAGATCTCAAGTCCTACTCACAGCCATTTTACCATTTATCCGAACTAAAATCACTAACCCGTTATCGAGCGACCCTTGTTGCCGATTGCTCTAGTAAGAAAGTTTCTCTCGTCAGACTTTGCCAAATTCTCTTTCCCGAACTGAAGAGCCTCGTTCCCAGTCTTCACATGAATTCTGTATACCAACTTCTCTCAGAGTTACCCTCTGCTGACAAAATTGCCAACTGTAATCTCACACATCTCATTCATCTTCTTGCATCAGCTTCAAAGGGACATTACGGCCGCGTTAAGGCTCTTTCCATAAGAGATGCTGCTTGTTCTTCCATCGGTATAAAAAGCTGAGTAAAAGAATTGGAACTCCAACAAACTATAGCTCTTATTCAAGTCTATCAACAGCAAATTGAAGAGATAGAGTCAGAGATCAATGAGCTCATGAGTAAGATCGACAGTCCCATTACTTCTGTCCCTGGTATCGCCAACAAAATGGCTGCCGTCATTATCAGTGAGACCAACAACTTCAAGGATTTCAATTCTGCTGAGCAGGTTCTTGCTTATGCAGGACTGGATCCCTCTGTTTACCAGTCGGGACAGCTTACTTCTACGCATTCTAAAATGGTGAAAAGAGGTTCAAAATACCTGCGCTATGCCATCTTTAATGC is part of the Amygdalobacter nucleatus genome and encodes:
- a CDS encoding helix-turn-helix domain-containing protein, with the protein product MVLSEKLYELRKKGGLSQEQLAEQLGVSRQAISKWESGKAIPESDTLISISKYFNVTLDYLMKEDGSAVSESVANTESDQPRTNTRREKRILGIVTCIAGIVCLIVWGLVSIFMPSTSSQISDSSMITIDGDGIFLIICLAAIIAGAVLLLKSTSNK
- a CDS encoding type II toxin-antitoxin system RelB/DinJ family antitoxin; translation: MAVTKSANVNVRIQENIKQQAEQILETIGIPRATAIDMFYRQIILNKGIPFSLTIPKSFPAQDDMDEKTFNALVAKGYDQAVHGDSYPIDDVFEELGR
- a CDS encoding CadD family cadmium resistance transporter; the encoded protein is METIVSALLVFVSTSIDYLVVLTILFASQGKKGLKSIYVGQYLGTGLLVLASLIAAYFLNFIPQDWIIGLLGLIPLGLGIRAIFVDEDIDEEDIEGKITGDGSKILAFTSLTVAMGGDNLGIYIPYFTGKSLIEISISLVIFALGILILCKSSQNLASISAIGETVEKYEKVIVPVVFIGLGLYILTENGTINYFIGQVLKVV